In the genome of Catharus ustulatus isolate bCatUst1 chromosome 1, bCatUst1.pri.v2, whole genome shotgun sequence, the window CCACAAATTTCATCTCCTACTAGAAGATTTTTATTCAAGGTGTAAAACAGATGAACTACTTGATATTCAAAAAGCTAAAAATGTAAAGGCATGAAAAATCTCAAGTTTCTTACCACTTATTTCACAGTGCTCCACATGTCTTCAAAATGTCTTTCACCTACTTACGCACTAAGAACTTCAACTAATATATCCTGTCATGCAAGTCTCTAAAGATAAGGCTGATGCTGCTAAACCATTTTGAGATCACTGGATCACAAGGCAGAGCATTTTGGCCACACCGTATTTCCTCAGCATGGTCGGTATTTGTGCATCATCACCGCACTCTGCACTTGCAGAGAATGGGAGAGCCACAGTGAAGTGACAAGCCAGCAGAAGCCCTGGCTGTGTCAGGAAGGAAAGCAAGGAAGGGCTCTGGCTGCCACCAGCTGGGCTATTGTTTCCAGCTGGTGTGGGACCCTGGCTggccctgggctgtcccctggcctgcagggacacctggtGACAGACCTGGAAGGGGAGTGGGCTCGCCTTAAGAGGGGGATGGACCCGGGTGAGGGGCTTCTGGGCTCCTCTGCTAAACCACTCCGAGCCAGAAGTGAACATATCCAGCGAATGGTCTGTGAAATGCCGTAAGACTGTTTCAGAGGGATGGTACTTGTTTCATAAGTATTGTAGccttgttttattgtttttagtttctttttatatttttttaaatccaagcTGTATGGTGCACAACCAGATGTAACAAGGGCAGTGTCTGAATTCTATCCAATCCCAGCAAGCCACAAGCAGTTGCAGAAGTATCTGATTctagaaaggaaagagagatgGGGGGGGGAGCAAAGTACCCACCATGTTGAGCCtacataaaaacataatttcaataaaatgagggaatgggttttttaaaattaaaatactgtttttttcagactgaaagCCTGACACTGAAGAGCACATGCAGAGGCCACCTACTACAGCCCCTGTAGCAGCTgatggctgcagcagcccatAGGAAATGTATCCAGTCAATGACCTTGTGGGCAGGTGTCTAAAACCACCACTCCCAGCCACCACAAGTCCAAAAAGGGGCAAATAGGGCAAACTATGCCCTAGAGGAGATAGCTGGTGATCACAGTGTGCCCCTCCTTCCTTAGCATGCAAAAGTATCCTCCCAAGAGCCCTGATAAACCAGTTTTCAGTCAGTAGTGACCGACCAGTTCTTCAAAGGCTCAGTACATTTCAGGGTGGCTTTTTTCCCATCCCAATGACTTACACAGGAGTTGTGAATAGAAGTAAGAGAATTTCATCAGCACCCAAGGAAAAATGAGTGCTCTGGGGGAAAGGTGACTAGAGAGACACCTTCTTTGGGAGGCTCCTACCATGTTGAATTTCTCTGTTTCACTTTCAGCTCTGTGGAATTagtaacatttcttttctgagaGCCTGAAGTTCTCctcaagaaataaataaatggacaTATTCTTTGAATGTCTCTGGCTTGGAGCACATTAGTCGATGTCATAGCACAAATATTTATTGCAGTCAGCTTCAGAACATGGCTCCTATCATCTTCCAGCATTAAGCAAAAAAGAGAGCATTCACGAAGTACATTTGGCCATCTTCAGACATTCTTGGTCCTGTCCTGCCAGTTAGCATAGCAAGGAAACAAATGGCAATTATGtccagaagaaaacaagatcCAGGAGCTGCACAACTAACACTATTTATATACCAGGGACACGAGATCACAAGCTGAGCCCTGCATGCGATACAAGATGCAAGAGCTCCCTCTCCCCACTTCCTCCGACATCTACATGGCTCTCTAAGCACATCTGCCAGCTGGGTGAGACAGAAGCTCCCAGATTGCTCTCCAGCCTCCTTCACTGCTTCTGGATGAGAGGGCTGTTGCTGTCACACAAAAATACACTTGGCCAAGAGCTGGCCAAGCTTTGGTTCAGCTGTCAGAATAAAGGCACAGTCCTGAACCAAATACTGCAGGTGTTGGTGAGCTCCCACAGGACACTATCAGGCTTCTCTGAGTTGCACCCAGGTTGCTTGGACAGAttgcctgctgcagcacaaggcATCCTTTATAACTTACTAGGAAACATAATAAAGGCAAAATACAAGCTTTGTGTAGACAACACAAGTTTTTAGTGAAAAACACAGCATGTGACTTAAGCACCTTGTGCCCAGGCCCACCTTTCCAGGTCAAGATACAAACCAATTATGTGAATTGTTTCCAGCAttaatggttaaaaaaaaaaaaaaaaaaaaaaaaaagaaaaaaagtctctgcTTTAGAGGTTTTTGTCATACATTCGGAACTACTGCTCTACAAAGGGGTGTTAAGTCTCAAGAATATATCACAATTAGTTAATTTCAGTTAATAAAATCGTAACTACAACTTTTCTATCAGAGTTAAAAGTTGcaaaagttaatttattttttctcctcttcagctTTTCTTGGATAACAGCAATTcagagaattacagtaatttcacgaatacaagccgcaccaatttgactaagattttgctcctaaaccggaaatgcggctaataatcaggagcggctaatacaacctcagaagtgcctgccagagtgctgagccgagcagctgcaaagtcggcgttttgcgattgttacaaatcgctactctgttgcaccgcgggtggagcctggctccctgtaggcagcacggggggcggggagagaggcgggagagctctctttcctcctctgccacagcccaggggagagacggggggggcccggcaccgccattgccgtggcccggggaggagaggggggacccgggctgcccctaccgcggcccggggaggcggggggaagcccgcgccgccattgctgcggcccggggatggggggggaagcccacgccgccattgctgcggcccggggaggaggggggagacccgggccgccattgccgcggcccggggaggggggaggaagccggcgccgccattgctgcggcccggggaggggggaggaagccggcgccgccattgctgcggcccggggagccgacgggagccccgcgcagccattgccgtggcccggggagggggggggaagcgcgcgccgccattgctgtggcctggggaggggggggaagcgcgcgcagccattgccgcggctcggggagccgacggggtgctttgtccccgcccgccgccaccgcggcaggagcggggaaactccgtccctgcccgccgccggcgccacgggcgcgggaaagctccgtccccgcccgccgccgctgccgtaggagcaggggaagctccgtccctgcctgccaccgcagggcagcgccgacccggggtgaccgagcccagtggcagtgccggccggccccgagcggcagcaccgggctgggccacctggccccgtcagcggcccctagcgggccgagcctgcacagccttagctcagccagtaaaccccgccctcccgcggttctgttactaattgcacacaggtccttgctgcgaatgacagagcggcttatattcgggtgcggcttatctatggacaaaaaccgaaatatttgccaacacccagagatgcggcttataatcagtgcggcttgtattcgtgaatttactgtacttggttTTGCTGCCCTTGTGCAAGGAGTTAATAATTACTTATTTTACATAGGTTACTTTATTTCACAGCTTTCATGAACAAACTAACTTACTTCAACGTGGatttcaaaaatcaaaacattaaaaatataaagcatAGGCCATAAAGCAAGAAACAAAGTGCTGCCAATAAATTcattaagtttatttttattcccttgTAGCTTCCAGAAGTAACCAATGAATTGATTTAGAAGGCAATGAAAACATGACAAATGTAACACTGAGTACATAAGCCTCATTAatgtgtttaaaacattttagaacATTGTGAATACACCATTTCATTGTGTATATCACCTTTCACAATAATAgttaacaaattaatttcaactAGAACAGAAGCACACCACTTTCTCCAGAATAttcaaatgagaattttttatAACCTTACCTCATTTAAATACAAAGGCCTTCTAACTGACCCATGTATGAACAGCATTTCAGTTAAATCAGCTTTCACTCTCTTGTTCCAGAAGTCATCTGTAGGACACACTTCTACTTGAACCTAAAAGCTGAACGCttgattatttaattattttttaaagatctgtCAGCACTTCCAACATCTGATACATTCTGTACTCTTTCAGTTTTAAAGCATAATGAATAACTAAGCAGGAACAGAACTTCTGATATCTCCACTCTTGGGAGGAGTAAGCTGCACCAGAAGTTTATTTCCATCTGCTGCACTCCCTGGACAAATTAAAATTGTCATGttctccagagcagctgccagagaGGATTAACACTACAGGAGCAATAACATGAAGAGATATGGAAGTTAACAGGCATGTGGCTATCTCCTACCATGTCATAATTTAAGTGGGAATTCTGTGTAGTCTTTGACTTTGTGACAGACTATAAAACAACTTTTATAGTCCCTTATCACATTTGCCACATTCCTCTCCGTGGGTtgaaaggggaagagaagcTCATTTTCAGTGTAACAGATAGCTGTCTTCTAAATAAGAGACACTTATATaggaaaaaacaacccaaagcATTAGAAAACCTTAAGTAACATCTCTCTTATAGCATAAACCATGGCAGGCATTAAATTCCAACTGCAAAAGTATTGCATTACTTCCCATGACTCAATTTTGTCTAAATGGCTTCTAAGCACTATTACAAACATCTGCCAAGACACTGCCACCTTACTTTCCCAGAAATTTCAATTGTCattattttggggaggaaaaagttAGCTCATGTCTTACCATAAAGCctcactaaaagaaaaaaattgaataaatcCATAGTTTTGGCACTTTTATTCGTCAAAAAAAACTGCAgaagcttccttttttttaaatggaaaacaaagccaTGCTTGCCAAATAGTACCTATTTGATACTTTATTTCAGATGTCAACTTCCAAAACACTGATTTCAAGTTGTTGATTTAATCACATGGATTTTGTCATTGTCCTATTTCAAAACAGCATGGGAAACCTCTATAAGTAACATGGGTTTGTCTGCCAAAAATTACTTGTTCACAGCATTGTCTCTTGGCACATTCTGACTGGAATATTGTAATGTCTGTCATCTTCAGTTATGAGAGTCACCACAGGCCAGTCCTCCTCTGGGTCATTGGGGTAAAGTGTGATGAACTCATCAGTGCTGTACTTATAGAGTCGGTACACTTGGATGGTATACTGAAGAGCATAAGcaagaagaaacatttccaCCTGCATTGGAAAAAACAAGTATTTATGTCAAATTCAACAAACATTCTACAAGATTTTCCTCATAAAAGTATTAAACTAATACCcatcaaatgtaattttttaaagacaaaaattatgAAGCGAGAAGTCCTATACATGAGTATCTCTCATTCAGTGTCTCCATGCATTTAAAGTCTTCAAATCACAATGCCATAGTAAAATAACCCTAAAGAAAATCTGCTTTACACAGAGTGTCCTACTGCCTCAAGCAGGCAGGAAAGACATTCCCTTGTTTCAGTGCTCATCCTGCTAAGTCACTTAATACCAGACAAGAGCACATTTCAGGCAATGATCCTTTCACTCTTACAGGGTACTTTGAACTTTCCAGCCAAATAAAAAGTAAATGGAAAGCCCTTACAAAGCCTGTTGACAGGAGAAGGAATTCAGAAAAAGAAGCTGTAAAAAGCATCTACTTTGTTTACTACAGTGACAAGCATATCCTGTTCTAAATAACAATTTAGAAAGAATCTTActgaaataaacaaatacagtCAGCACAGAAAACTGGCAGCATAACTTCTTGACTAAACTGAGCACTAAAAGTCACCAATGAATCATCTATTTTCACAGAGACAGTTATCTATACTGCAATTGTCAGATTTTAAgataagaaacaaaaccaaaacataataCTTTCATGTTTCTAGTAGCTACAATTAAGTTGAGAACTTAATTGCAGTGTGCTGCTTGTAATGAattcaattgatttttttttaatcagtctATTCAGCTCATGAACTACTCCCGATTTTGGTTTGAGGCTTTTTTGTAATATGTGTGCCATTTATGCAATGTATAAAACAGTAACTTTCATTAGCTTATCAGAAATCACCTGGTCTTTATAATGGTCTTTATAATTTGAGCGTTAGCTTTTAccatggtatttttaaaaaagctaacAACTAAGATCAATACAAGTGTTCTGCTAATAGCAACCCCTATTTCCAAAGAATGCTATCCACCAGCCACCAGAGAAAACCTGGCGTTTCAGAGGAGGACCTTTAGAGACTCACTATAAGCAAGCAGTTCTAACACATTCTTCCCAAAAGAAGACCAGATGCTTCAGTCAGCCCAATATAAGCTGGGAAATTTCTTAAACCACTTGAAACTAAAAACtccaaaacaggaaaataacacTTTAAGAACAACCTCTCCTTACTTGTTCAAGGCCTCCACTGTGACCAATATGATTTAAGTGATTCTGCATTAACTGACAAGGGTTGTTGGATGTATCCCGTGCAAACAAGAGCCAGGAGAAGACAGGCACTCTTCTTCCACTTTTATCAGCATTGTATAATTCAATGGCAGTGTTAAGCATCAAAAATTTCAACGCTTCATAGAGACAATACTCCTCCTCTTCATTCTTAAACAATTTATCACAAGCTTCTTGTTTCTCAAGGGGACCCTTTATTTCACTTATATTCTTccactaaaaaaaacaaacaaacaaacaaaccatcACACACAACACAAGTCAACAGCCACTAACCTGCAAGAGCTGCAAAAAGCAACTTGTGAGTTATCAGATACTCAGCACAGGTACTCAGAATTTAACTTATGAAGGGCTTtgtgcctttttaaaaacaatcaaGAATATTTTCACAACTGTACCCCAACCAAGGTCAGGTTGACTTAGTCTGATTTTGCTTAAATTGATCcataagcaaagcaaaaggaagGATGCTAGAAATTGCTGCAAGGTGGCACAATAAATATTGTTCTGGGACAATATGCATTAAGGTTTTTGTTTCCTGCAACATAAAGCCTACATACTTCATGTTCTTTACATTTCTGTTactcaaaatgtattttattccaACCCTCCAACTGCTGAATGCAGTATTCCAAATACTCTTAAAAGTCTTCataaaaagagaatttacaTTCACAGTAAGACAGGAACAACTGAAGAGTTTTTAAATAAGTTCCAGAGCTCCAAGAGGAAGAAAGCATGGGGCTAGGTGATACAGTACAAACACTTATGGGCACAATCATGTTCCTATGacctaaaataaatgtataaaagtGGAACAAAAACTACTCCTTTGAAATTCCTTCAATGTTGTTGTGGTTTTCTTTACTTAACCTTGTCCATATAGAAACAAGATTTGTCCACAGTATACATCATGCCTTCaaataaatacaagaaataataaagacaaaaaagctACTCTGTtacattaatttcttaattgAAATCTGTCTAATTAATCTAAtctgttttctgcagagctgtttgcaaATTAATTCCAGCATCAGGTCATTGCAAGTAGTGAAAAACCAGACACCTCTGACATATCTGAACAGTCATTCTTTACTTGATTTTTTTGCAGTATACATACAGAAAAGGGACCTTCATTACTGAAAGCATCCTTATGCTAAATTCTCCACATTCAAAAATCTTTGTCACTTTTCTTATTTGCAGGTGACCAAAGAATATGCAAATACTTTTCCAACCTTTTTCCTTAGAAGTATTAAATACTCTTTTATTTCATCACTTATTTCTCCCATCCTCTTGCCAAGTTTCTGTCTGAGCTGCCACTGTTTGATCCAGTCATACTTGCTCAGCAAGTTTTCAGGAAGCTGGAagttaagagaagaaaaaggcaacTTAAGTTAAAAgtctggaaaggaaaagccaCCAACctgcatattttatttctttaaacattttGCACCTTAAAACAATGCCCTCATATATCCTTCTGAACAGATATGATAGTAAGATAACCATAACCAAACACAACTGgctatttataatatttattggGTAACAGTCAGAATACTGGTCTAGTTCTATTTCCAGATCTAACAAACACataagcagaggaaaaaataatcaccaAGTTACTCATGccatcttttttgtttgttgtttcattttgttttgaggtttctttttttttaaattaaaacacttCCCAACAGCAGATAGATGACAGTGACTGTTTGAAAGTGTTCCTGAAccaacagaagagaaaattacaTCCATCAGAACATCACGAAGTCTTGGTGGACTGCAAACTACCTTGTCCAGAACACAcaaactttcttccttttcaaggAGCACAATTCAAATGCTCTAGAACaggttttttattaaagaagaaaacaacttGGGAATTCACTGATGCATCAGACCATGCCTTAGCCTCAGAACTGTCTCCTTTACTGCTCGTGTGCTACACCTGTTCAGTTCAGAGCTTTCACACCTCCCTCGAAGGACATCCTGGCAGTTTCAGGTCCAGTTTTGTACCCTCAACTATGAACCCATCTTACTGCTAGAACTGGAAGAGCAACTTGTGTCTCACAATGGAGTAAATATTTGGCTAGAGCAGCACTTACACCATCAGCCACCATCAGTTCGTTTTCAGTTTATTAGGACTCCAAACTAGTAATGGGTTCTCTTTAGCGGCAACCAAGTATGTGTGAGAGAGGCACAGATCTTCTCCCACTCCTGCCTGGCATCCTGTGCACACAGaactaaataataaattatatgcCAGTAATTTCTGCAACTACAAATGTGAATGTAAtcactattttaaattaaaaacaagaaaaacaccaaaaaaacctgtTATATTTGTACTGCCAGCTGTCACCATGCACATTTCTCTTACGTGCCTTCTGCTTTGATGCGTAACAATTTATCATTTCAGGTTGTTTTGTAGGTGtacacactttttaaaaatgttaattatcATATGACATTTTCCTGTATGAatcagtagcaaaaaaaaaaaaggctgaacaTAATCAAATACTTCAAagtacataattttaaaaatgtttgcattctCTTTAAAGGATCATTGGGAAACTATGTTCTTTAGTCTGATAATGTGGAAATGGTTGAGAGCTGAAAGAATGTGTTTTTTACAAAAAGGAAACCATTTTGCAATGTACTTGCTGTAAAACACCTCAGAGAACTATATTCATCAGTAATTACAAAAACACAATCACAAGATGTTTACTTAAAAATGACAGTGGccaaaatgagaaattttcaGATGCCCCCTAAAGTGATGCAAAATGGTAGTAAAGGCAGTGTGATTCTACTTGGACTGCTACCCTACACATAGAGTCTGCCCCAGACATTCACCATCTAcattcccagcagcatcctgatAATTGGAGCCTTAATCTCAAGTGGCTCACTTTTGTACAAGCTTCTTACAGGTTTTTTCCATGTTCATCAATACCATCAAATGGACTTTGATGACACAAGAAAATTTCTGGAATATTCTTTTTCTACTTGTAGGGGAATACCTTGCTTTTCTCATACATCAGTGCCTCACATGAACTGTTCCTTGCGTCATGTTGGAGTTGATCTTACACTTATTTTAAGCAACATTTAAGACACACATTCTGCAAAGCCTACAGCATCCAATTTATTATTCCACTTTCTAGAGAAACCATATATGGCACACAAGAATAgatattataattttgaaaagttGAGGGTTTCTTAAATGTTAAAATGAATGGTCTGTATTTTTTGTCACTGTCAGCTGTCTTGTGGAAAATCTCTTACTGCCTCACTATATGCAGTAAGAAGAAACCAAGAGAGCAAGATTAAGACTGATAAGTGACATTCCAGTAAGAACTACAGTAGCATATAGATCCATTATAAACTGGAAACCAAGGGCACATGAATTCAATTCCAGGTTGAAAGAATCACTGTGCACAAACAACAACCTTGAATACTACAGCTTCTCAGTTCAGGGGATACTGACAAGTGAGCATATACATTACGTAACAGAGAAATGAGATCATAAAATTATCAAATAGGTTAGACCCAATATTACTCTACTGTCAGAAAATCAATTTGACACATACCATAGTAAAATCCTCACTCTGCAGCCACGTTGGTAACTGGGTAGCTTGGCTTAATGCCTGGAAAAGAGTTGCTCTGAAAGCACAATAGTTATCACCTCGTATTCTCCTTATAGATGCAAATTTCTGAGCAACTGCTTCATATCcctagaaaaatataaaatccaaAGAACGTTAAATCattaataaagcattttaagGTCATACACTGGTAACATAAGAAATATTGGAATATTTTCATCCAAGTACtaatgctatttaaaaaaaaaaaaaacaaacaagccacTACCTCTTTTGGAAGTTCAAATGCTTTTAGGTCACACATTATGctctgaaaaataacatttagtTTTGGTGAAAAACAGACAAGAAACTGAAGAAATCTAACAGATAACTGTTTGAGGTATTTGTTTGGTGACAGAACATCATTGAAATATGGGTAACTAACTCACCtaaatttccacaaaatatcCAACATACACACACAAGACTACACATCATGCTTAAAAGAAATTTCAGCACTAGTTGATGCTACTTACCCAATACATGTCACATGTAGTTTGTTTCTGCCTCAGGGCAAGTCTGTGCTTACACTGAAATATCTTGACACTTGCCTCCGCACATTTGTTCCCTCCCTGCTGTTCCCATACTAACAGTTGTAGCAGAAGCTACAATGTTGAAatgcagcttctgcagctcaGATAGCCTGGCAAAGGCCAATACCCTGTGTTGTCTCTATTTCTCACAGTAATCTCTTGAGGGAGGCATGGGGAGTTTTTGACTTTTGTAATGTATGTTTACTTACACATATTACTAAATTTCTCAAGCAACAAAAcaactttgttttattttctaccATTCTAGGTAAagattaatataaaaaaatagtGGTTAAAAATCTGGTTaaaaatctcaggaaaaatTTTTAACAGCCATGCCATTTACCACTTCCAGTTACCTGCCTGCCACCCAAAAATTTGGTAACAGTCCACAAAATTAGCATTTTATGTCcataaacaaaatataaaacttaAATTGAAAACAACAACAGAGGACAGTATTAATCAAACCCCTAAATTATCAGCAAGAAACTTCACCaaaaacacatttgaaataAACACGAAGAAAAGTATCTGCCAGTTGTAAACAACTCGTAAGACCTTACAGTGCAAACACTGCTACTGCATTTCCTATCTTAAAAGACTGACTGCATAGGAAATCACatagcaaacaaaaacaaagagcCTAACAATATTAAACCAAAATAGTACTGCTACCTTTCTCATCCTTTTTGCTGCTGGTGTATTTCCTCTCCATTCCTTTCTGCAATACTCCATAATGTCCATTTCAGGTGAAACACTCAGTTTATATTCTGTCAAAACAGAACATGCAACAttataaagaaaacagaagaagacagaaagcacATCAAATTTCTAAATACTTtctaaatacttttaaataacTTCAGTGCCAAATGAAACTGGCAGCAGAACCTGTAGCTACTAAGTAATTATTGCTGTGGGAGGGGATAAAATCAGTTTGTTCTGAAAACTACCTGTGAAGAAAAGTTATGATGTAGTTCAACAAGATAGGGAACACTCTGCTCCTCTCTTCTGCAAAAATTAATTGGCAAAGAGGAGAAATTAGTAAAGTACTTCATTTTCTtagcaagcagaaaaatatttgacagCTGTTTCTCTTCTTCATACAGCAGTCAGACTACAAGGCAGAAAGATGACAGATCTTTCTGATAAGTCAGTAACAATAATAGAAAGAATAGATACAGTTTTGCCTTGGAATCCCAACAGCCTTCATCCCACAGAATTCACGTTCAGTTGTAACGTAACTACAGAAACACAGGGAATGATATATTAAGAGCAACTAATTTTACAGAGAATTGATCTTTTTATGAATCAAAGTGTACAGTGTATGCAGTCATATGTCACTGCTATTGAACACACACATCTGTGCACAAAAGTCTCTGGAAGAGAGAGTGTCAGGACATCACACATCAGTGCTAGAGTGAGTTGCAATACTGAAACTTCACACAAACTTGCAAAATTTGAAACTTCACACAAGTTTGATTGTACCTGATGAGTTTGTTTCACAAAGtagtattttctctctctctatttCTTCTTCATCACGATACATGTCCTCCTCGCTGCAATAAAAATCAACACATACCTCATGTAACAGCACAAATCCTACTCTCTTTCTCTACCTCTTCTCCTTTTCACAACTCAGGAAAGTATTTAagtctctctccctttttttttttaaactcaatttGCTTTCCATCTTATCCATTTTCATAGAAACAACATTAGCTCtcaaaaatagagaaaagttTAGAAAACCCTCTCAGCTGCTCCCATCTAGTATCTGTCACTAGGTTGGTAATAAATCATTGCCTGAATTTATCTTCTGTGGTTGAATGGATGCTACAGTCCCACtcatatttttacattttgcaaTATAAATTTGCAAAAG includes:
- the OTULIN gene encoding ubiquitin thioesterase otulin isoform X2, translated to MTEPNSLSAGAEEKRESVPTQLMKHKNEAGVASEELGSPNAAADLKEQTASEIRQDCVYRSSGRPEKTDMIKSPVMDQDASRNCELYLPVSSNRSAVESSEESEEDMYRDEEEIEREKILLCETNSSEYKLSVSPEMDIMEYCRKEWRGNTPAAKRMRKGYEAVAQKFASIRRIRGDNYCAFRATLFQALSQATQLPTWLQSEDFTMLPENLLSKYDWIKQWQLRQKLGKRMGEISDEIKEYLILLRKKWKNISEIKGPLEKQEACDKLFKNEEEEYCLYEALKFLMLNTAIELYNADKSGRRVPVFSWLLFARDTSNNPCQLMQNHLNHIGHSGGLEQVEMFLLAYALQYTIQVYRLYKYSTDEFITLYPNDPEEDWPVVTLITEDDRHYNIPVRMCQETML
- the OTULIN gene encoding ubiquitin thioesterase otulin isoform X1 translates to MSGERRRPGRAPRPPLGPSAGAGARRGVPGSRGSAERSRAGPSAAESQDNLQGWMTEPNSLSAGAEEKRESVPTQLMKHKNEAGVASEELGSPNAAADLKEQTASEIRQDCVYRSSGRPEKTDMIKSPVMDQDASRNCELYLPVSSNRSAVESSEESEEDMYRDEEEIEREKILLCETNSSEYKLSVSPEMDIMEYCRKEWRGNTPAAKRMRKGYEAVAQKFASIRRIRGDNYCAFRATLFQALSQATQLPTWLQSEDFTMLPENLLSKYDWIKQWQLRQKLGKRMGEISDEIKEYLILLRKKWKNISEIKGPLEKQEACDKLFKNEEEEYCLYEALKFLMLNTAIELYNADKSGRRVPVFSWLLFARDTSNNPCQLMQNHLNHIGHSGGLEQVEMFLLAYALQYTIQVYRLYKYSTDEFITLYPNDPEEDWPVVTLITEDDRHYNIPVRMCQETML